CATAGATACCCTCGGCCTTGTTGTCCCAATACTCGTTCTTGAAGGCAGGTTCGGTGCCTTCGTGTTGGGTGACCTTGTATTGCAGGGGGGTGAGCGTCGCCTTGAGGGTGGCGTCGTCGGGCTTGACGAATTCGCTGTCAGCCATGGGCAGGGCCGCCCCCCTGGAGACAACGTTGGCCTCGTCGCCCCAATGTTCCTCCACGAACTTGTCGCGCCCTGAGAAGTAGCGGTAGGTCTTGTACCGCACCGGATTGTGCTTGTAGTAATCCTGATGATAGCCCTCGGCCTCATGGAAGGTGGTGTACTTGATGATGGGCGTGATTACGGGCAGGTTGAATCGGTTCGATTCATCCAGGGCCTTCTTGGACGACTCGGCGATTTCGCGTTGCGCTTCTGAGTGGTAGAAAATGGCGGAAGTATATTGGAATCCGCGGTCGCCAAAGGAACCGCCTTCGTCCGTGGGGTCGAAGTGCTTCCAATACTGGTCGAGAACCCGTGCATAACTTACCTTGGCAGGGTCGAAATACACCTGCACCGCCTCGCGATGGCCTGTGCTTCCGCTCGAAACCTGTTCGTAGGAGGGGTTCTCCTCTTCACCGCCCGCATATCCGGACACGACCCTGATCACGCCGGGCAGTTTTTCCATGTCGGATTCCACACACCAGAAACACCCTCCGGCAATGGTGGCGATTTCAACGTTACTATTGTCAGCCATGGCTTGATCCTCCGAGGATATATTCGCGGTAAACATGATACCCAGCGTCAATGCGAAGACGCCGGCTACGATCAAAAATGTTAACTTGCGGGACATACGCATCACCCCTGAAAATTGGTAGTAGTAATTATTTTTATCATAAAACAGTGTAGGCATGGAAAAGCGGCTGTCAATGGTGGATTGGGAAAGGTGTGGTTGCGAACATCCAAAAATGCGATTTTTCCAAAAAATGGTGGATTTTTGGTCCATTTTGTTGCAGAGGGCATTGCTTCACGACGGCGGCCCGTGCATACTGTCCAGAACAGGCCAGCTGGTCGCGACCAAATTTCGCATAGAATCATTCTTAAGGAGATAGCATGCCCAATCAGAACTTCACTCTTTTCAGCGGCGGCGCCCAGGGCGCAGAGAACCAGTTCGGCAAACTGGCCGAGTACTATGGGATGTCTGAGGTCAATTATACCTTCGATGGTCACAAGATAGAACGTACACGCGGCGTCCGTGTCCTGACCGATGAAGAACTGACCCAGAAGGATGTCAGCCTGACCTACGTTTCCAAGCTGCTGGGCCGCAAGTTCACCAATGCAGAGAAAATGCGCAAGGTGTTGCAGACCATCATGTGGCAGGTGGAATCCAGCCACCAGGTCTTTGTGATCGGCACCATCCAGGAAGACGGCACCGTCAAGGGCGGTACCGGCTGGGGCGCGGAATTTGCCAAGATCTGCAACAAGGAACTGTACGTTTTCGGCCAGGTCAAGAACGGCTGGTTCAAATGGGAGAAGGGCGAGTGGATCAGCGTGGCCGCTCCCGTCATTACCGACAAGCACTTCACCGGCACCGGCACCCGTTTTCTCGAAGACAACGGCAAGAAGGCCCTTGAAGACCTGTTTGCCCGTTCGTTCAAATAAGACGGCGAGCTCTCTAAAGAACAAAGGCGGTTGGGATATCCCAACCGCCTTTTTGTTATGCTTCCAGCGACTTTTTTGATCTCCGCTTTGATTGCGAAAACTTTTTCACGTCGATGTTGTATTTCTTCACCTTGTAGTTGACGATCCGGTACGAGACGCGCAGGTCGCGGGCGGATTGCAGCATGTTGCCGCCGGTCTTCTTCAGGGAGTCCACGAGCAATTCCTGCTCGAATTTTGCCACGGCCTCGCCAAAGGAGAGATTGGTGCCGGTGGCAGAACTCTCTGCGGACTGGAGGGTGGGCGGCAGGTGGTAGGTGCGGATGACCTGCTCCTCGCAGAGCAGGACCGCACGTTCCATGCAGTTCTTCAGCTCGCGCACGTTGCCGGGCCAGTGGTACATGACCAGCAGTTCGATGGCGGGCGTGGAGATGCGCTTGACTTCCTTGCCGTACTCTTCGGTGAAGTCGGCAAGGAAATGCTCCGCCAGCGGCAGAATATCTTCGCGCCGTTCTCTCACGGGCGGGATGAAGATGGGGAAGACGTTGATGCGGTAATAGAGGTCTTCGCGGAACAAACCCTTTTCCAGCAGCTCTTCAAGGGGCTGGTGGGTGGCGCAGATGAGACGCACGTCAACGGTGATGGTCTGTTCGGACCCGACCCGCTGGATTTCCTTTTCCTGAATGGCCCGCAATACCTTGGCCTGGGCATCCAGCGACAACTCGCCGATCTCATCAAGGAACAGGGTGCCCTGGTCCGCCACTTCGAACAGGCCGCGCTTGGTCTGGAAGGCCCCGGTGAATGCGCCCTTCTGATGGCCGAACAGCTCGGACTCGATGAGCTCCGAGGGCAGGGCCGCGCAGTTGAGCTTGATCAGGGGCTTGTCGGCGCGGGGGCTGGACTGGTGGATGGCTTCGGCCAGAAGCTCCTTGCCGGTGCCTGATTCGCCTCGCAGCAGCGCGGTGGCCCGGCTGGGCGCCACCTGGCTGGACTGGCGCAGCACCAGACGCATGGCCTTGGATGCCGCCACGAAATCCTTGGGTGGCGTGGTCTCGGTGCTGCTGCCCATGAGGCCTTGGGAAAGCAGGTGGTTCTGTGTGGCCATTTCCTCCTGCAGCTGGGCCACGTGCCCGGCGATGATGCCTGCGACCACTTCAAGGAACTGGCGGTGGGCTTCCATGTCGTCGGCCGGAATGAGCGGCACGTCGACGGAAAGTGCACCGATGACCTCGGCATCGTCGGAGCGCAGGTTTATGACCGGCACGCAGATGAAGCCGAGCTTCTTCAGTTCTTCCTGGCTGCGGCCAAAGGCCTTGTTCAGGAACTCGGGATCGTCGGACATGCGCGGGACGCTGATGGATTGGCCTGAGTCGAAAACGCGGCCGATGATGCCGCGCCCCGGGGAATAGGTGACGTCGTCCGCCTGGGCGGGGCTGTAGGTCAGCGAGAGCTTCAGGTTTTCGGTCTTGGGGTCCATGATGACCATGAACGCCCGAACGTATTCCATGTCCAGGGCCAGGGTTTTCAAGAGCGCGTTGAGGGATTCCTCAAGCGGAGTGTCCTTGATCAGGGTCTCTTGAATGGTCTTCAGCGTATGTAGATAGCTGAGATCGGAGTGGTCCTGTGTGTTGGTTGCCATTATGCTTTTCTCTAGGCGTTCAATGCGGCTACGCCCAGCTCCAGGGCTTTGAGGTTTACGGCTTGAAGCTTGGCCGGAAGGTTTGCCTTGATGGCGGCTTCCAGGGCTTCAGGGCCAAAGGGCAGGTCGCCGGCTGCGCATACTGCGCCGAGCATGGCCACGTTGCCGGATTGCACGGCACCGGCCTGAAGGCCGATGGACTGGTTGGCCATGTAGTAAGCCTTGTCCGTACAAGCGGAAACGGCTTTCTTGATGTCGTCTATGGTCGGGCAGGTCTGTTTGCCCATAGCCACCGAAAGGGGCGGCATGAACTCGATGGATGAGACCACCAGCCCGCCCTTTTTCAGGTAGGGCAGGGCTCGCATGGTTTCCATGGGTTCGAATCCGATCAGGATATCGGCCTCGCCGATGCCGAGTTTGGGGGATTTGCAGCCGATGAGCACGGTCGATTCGACCACGCCGCCGCGCTGGGCCATGCCGTGGATTTCGCCGGAAGTGACGGGCAGTCCCTGGCTGAGCACGGTCTGGGCAAGCAGGGTGGTGGCGGTCAGGGTGCCCTGGCCGCCCACACCGGTCATGAATATGCGTATTTTCTTGGTGTCGCTCATGATTAGCTGCCTCTCTTCTTGGCTTTGATATGTCCGCAAACCTGCAGGCAGAGCATGCAGCCGTTACACAGGATGGGGTTGACTGCGGCCTTGCCGCCTTCCTTGTACATGGCGGGGCAGGCCAAACGGTCCAGGCATTCGAAACGGCCGGTGCAGGATTCGGCGACATACGCCACCTGCGGAGCCACTGTCTTGTAGACGCGGCGGGTGAAGAGGGGACACGGTTCCTTGGCGATGAGCACGCGCACGCCGGACAATGCCTTGAGTTCCTCGAAGGCGGCCAGGGTCTTCTTCTGGTTGAACGGATTGACGGTGCGCACTTCGGTGACGCCCAGGCCGCGCACGGCGGACTCGATGTCCAGGGGATGGTCGTTGTCGCCGATCACGGTCTTGTCAACGCCGGGGTTCGGCTGGTGGCCGGTCATGGCCGTGGTCCGGTTGTCCAGGACCACGATCAGGATGTCGTGCGAGTTGAAGACCGCATTGGCCACGCCGGTCAGGCCGGAATGGAAGAAGGTGGAATCGCCGATGAAGGCGACCACGGTCTGGCCGGAAGCCCGGGCCACGCCGCCGCCTGCGGAGATGGAAGACCCCATGCAGATCAGGAAGTCCGCCGCCTGGAGCGGGGGCAGGATGCCGAGGGTGTAGCAGCCGATGTCGGAAGAATAGACGGCGTCGTCGCCAAAGACCTTCTTGGCGGCGAAGTAGGTGCCGCGATGGGGGCAGCCCGCGCACAGGTTCGGCGGACG
This sequence is a window from Pseudodesulfovibrio sp. S3. Protein-coding genes within it:
- the msrB gene encoding peptide-methionine (R)-S-oxide reductase MsrB; translated protein: MADNSNVEIATIAGGCFWCVESDMEKLPGVIRVVSGYAGGEEENPSYEQVSSGSTGHREAVQVYFDPAKVSYARVLDQYWKHFDPTDEGGSFGDRGFQYTSAIFYHSEAQREIAESSKKALDESNRFNLPVITPIIKYTTFHEAEGYHQDYYKHNPVRYKTYRYFSGRDKFVEEHWGDEANVVSRGAALPMADSEFVKPDDATLKATLTPLQYKVTQHEGTEPAFKNEYWDNKAEGIYVDIVSGEPLFSSKDKYKSGTGWPSFTRPLVPDNIVEKEDSSFFTTRTEIRSRHADSHLGHVFNDGPPPTGLRYCMNSAAMRFIPKAELKSRGYGKFLDLFK
- a CDS encoding sigma 54-interacting transcriptional regulator, translating into MATNTQDHSDLSYLHTLKTIQETLIKDTPLEESLNALLKTLALDMEYVRAFMVIMDPKTENLKLSLTYSPAQADDVTYSPGRGIIGRVFDSGQSISVPRMSDDPEFLNKAFGRSQEELKKLGFICVPVINLRSDDAEVIGALSVDVPLIPADDMEAHRQFLEVVAGIIAGHVAQLQEEMATQNHLLSQGLMGSSTETTPPKDFVAASKAMRLVLRQSSQVAPSRATALLRGESGTGKELLAEAIHQSSPRADKPLIKLNCAALPSELIESELFGHQKGAFTGAFQTKRGLFEVADQGTLFLDEIGELSLDAQAKVLRAIQEKEIQRVGSEQTITVDVRLICATHQPLEELLEKGLFREDLYYRINVFPIFIPPVRERREDILPLAEHFLADFTEEYGKEVKRISTPAIELLVMYHWPGNVRELKNCMERAVLLCEEQVIRTYHLPPTLQSAESSATGTNLSFGEAVAKFEQELLVDSLKKTGGNMLQSARDLRVSYRIVNYKVKKYNIDVKKFSQSKRRSKKSLEA
- a CDS encoding indolepyruvate oxidoreductase subunit beta, with the protein product MSDTKKIRIFMTGVGGQGTLTATTLLAQTVLSQGLPVTSGEIHGMAQRGGVVESTVLIGCKSPKLGIGEADILIGFEPMETMRALPYLKKGGLVVSSIEFMPPLSVAMGKQTCPTIDDIKKAVSACTDKAYYMANQSIGLQAGAVQSGNVAMLGAVCAAGDLPFGPEALEAAIKANLPAKLQAVNLKALELGVAALNA